One region of Prosthecobacter dejongeii genomic DNA includes:
- a CDS encoding DUF3307 domain-containing protein, whose product MFELVEFPPLNWLAALKALFALCIGHAIADFPLQGEYLATGKNRRFLIRLQDPSRPVSIWFACMSAHCLIHAGAVWLITGSALLGGIELIVHWCIDVAKCEGKTTFNQDQILHVVCKVAYVTIAWAGWLNL is encoded by the coding sequence ATGTTCGAACTCGTGGAGTTTCCCCCGCTCAATTGGCTGGCAGCGCTGAAGGCGCTGTTCGCTCTCTGCATCGGTCACGCGATTGCAGATTTCCCTTTGCAGGGGGAATATTTGGCCACGGGCAAAAACCGACGATTCTTGATTCGACTTCAGGACCCGTCCCGGCCTGTCAGCATTTGGTTTGCCTGCATGAGTGCGCACTGTCTCATTCACGCAGGGGCGGTTTGGCTGATCACGGGCTCCGCTCTTTTAGGTGGGATTGAGTTGATCGTTCATTGGTGCATTGATGTGGCGAAGTGTGAAGGAAAGACCACGTTTAACCAAGATCAGATTCTCCACGTGGTTTGCAAAGTGGCCTATGTCACCATTGCGTGGGCTGGCTGGTTAAACTTGTAA